One Roseimaritima multifibrata DNA window includes the following coding sequences:
- a CDS encoding Gfo/Idh/MocA family protein has protein sequence MSNRREFIKRSGQAAAIGAMVTGAARQAHAAEDNTIQIALVGCGGRGTGAAQNALSVDNGPIKLVAMADVFEKNLRNKYEALHGVKKFQARVDVPEERRFLGFEAYREAMDCLRPGDIVILATPPAFRWVQYKYAIEKGLNVFMEKPVTIDGPTSLRMLDINKKAVEKNLKVAVGLMCRHCRGRRELFDRIQDGQIGELNMLRAYRLAGPTASAAVMPKPDGISELMYQIKNFHGFLWLSGGAVSDFLIHNIDEGCWMKNDWPVKAMASGGRHYRGEHIDQNFDSYAMEFTFADGAKLMVDGRTIPGCKQEFATFAHGSKGSAIVSTAGHLPAKSRIFKNQDMRPENMTWEFPQPEPNPYQLEWDDLIAAVRNDETYNEVERGVMASAVASLGRMAAHTGQEITLDQFLNCEHEFAPGIESLTLDGPSPLQANAEGKYPVPMPGLVKKQEYLT, from the coding sequence ATGTCGAACCGCCGCGAGTTCATTAAACGTTCCGGCCAAGCCGCTGCAATCGGCGCCATGGTGACCGGTGCTGCTAGGCAAGCTCACGCAGCCGAAGATAATACGATTCAGATTGCACTTGTCGGATGTGGAGGCCGTGGCACGGGGGCTGCCCAAAACGCGTTGTCGGTCGATAACGGTCCGATCAAGTTGGTGGCGATGGCCGATGTGTTTGAAAAGAACTTGCGGAATAAGTACGAAGCACTGCACGGCGTCAAAAAGTTTCAAGCTCGCGTCGATGTCCCCGAAGAACGACGGTTCTTGGGTTTTGAGGCCTACCGAGAAGCGATGGATTGCCTGCGTCCAGGGGATATCGTGATCCTCGCGACCCCGCCTGCTTTCCGCTGGGTGCAGTACAAGTATGCGATCGAAAAAGGACTGAACGTCTTTATGGAGAAACCGGTTACCATCGACGGGCCGACCTCCCTGCGGATGCTGGATATCAACAAGAAAGCGGTTGAGAAAAATCTGAAAGTTGCTGTCGGTTTGATGTGCCGGCATTGCCGCGGTCGTCGGGAACTATTCGATCGGATTCAGGATGGCCAAATCGGCGAACTGAATATGCTTCGCGCCTACCGACTGGCCGGACCGACCGCGTCCGCAGCCGTGATGCCGAAACCCGATGGCATCAGCGAACTGATGTACCAGATCAAAAACTTCCACGGATTTCTCTGGCTGAGCGGTGGTGCGGTTAGCGATTTCTTGATCCATAACATCGACGAAGGATGCTGGATGAAGAACGACTGGCCGGTCAAAGCCATGGCATCTGGCGGACGCCATTATCGCGGAGAACATATCGATCAGAACTTTGATTCCTACGCGATGGAGTTCACCTTCGCCGATGGCGCTAAACTGATGGTCGACGGACGCACCATCCCCGGATGCAAACAAGAATTCGCAACCTTCGCACATGGGAGCAAAGGATCGGCGATTGTTTCGACCGCCGGACACCTGCCAGCGAAATCGCGGATCTTCAAAAACCAGGACATGCGGCCAGAAAACATGACCTGGGAATTCCCGCAGCCGGAACCGAATCCTTACCAGTTGGAATGGGACGATCTGATTGCCGCCGTACGTAACGACGAAACGTACAACGAAGTCGAACGTGGAGTCATGGCAAGTGCCGTCGCTTCACTCGGCCGGATGGCCGCTCACACCGGTCAAGAGATCACGCTGGATCAATTCTTGAATTGTGAGCACGAATTTGCTCCCGGAATCGAGAGCCTGACGCTGGATGGTCCATCGCCGCTGCAAGCGAATGCAGAAGGCAAATACCCTGTGCCCATGCCAGGCTTGGTTAAGAAGCAAGAGTACTTAACCTAG